From Chitinivorax sp. B:
GGAAGTATTGGCTGAGCGAGCCAAACAACGCGATCATGGCGGCCAGCGTACCAAGCAGGCCAATGTAGGTGCCCATGGCACCACGCAATTTACCGCCGGTGGCGGGCGTGGAAGGAGGGGTCATGGTTTGGGTTGAAGATTGCATGGGTACCTCAATGAGATGCTGCCGCAGCATGCGGCGTATTGGCGAGATTGGCATAACCGCTGAAGCAGGCTTCCAGTAACGCTTGTTCTGTCCAGTGGCCGCGTTCGAAAACGGCTACCAGTTTGCCGGCGCTCATCACCCCGATGCGGTCGCATACCGTCATCAGCTCGCGCAGGTCGCTGGAGACCATCAGCAGGGCCTTGCCAGCTGCCGTCAGGCGGTCCAGCTCCTGATACAGGTCGGCACGGGCGCCAATATCGACACCACGGGTCGGCTCATCCAGTAGCAATACATTGCAATCGCGGTGCAGCCAGCGGGCGAAGATGACCTTCTGTTGATTACCGCCAGAGAGTTCGCCGACCGCCTGATCTACCGAATTGCACTTGACGTGTAAAACCTCGGCAAGGTGGCGGCTGATATCCAGCTCGGCTGCGTGATTGAGCCAGCCGCGACGGTTTACAGGCGCAAGATTGGCCAAGGTGGTGTTGACGCGAATCGGCTGGTTCAACAGCAGCCCTTGTGCCTTGCGGTCTTCGGTCACCAGGCCGATGCCATGGCGAATGGCTGCCATCGGCGAATCGATGCAGGCTGGCGTGCTGGTCTGATCCAGAAACACATCGCCACTTTCCTTGCGATCGGCACCAAACATCAGCCGCAACAATTCGGTTCGACCTGCACCCACTAGGCCGGCCAGGCCCATGATTTCACCCGCACGCAGTTCAAGGTCCACGTCCTGTACCAGCTGACCTCGCCGTAGCTTGCGCGCGGTCAAACGCACGGCGCCAGCCTGGCGGCGTGGGCGGCTTGCCCCTTCATCGACGGCGTGGCCAACCATGCGTTGCACCAGCTCATCCTGGCTCACCCCGGCCATTG
This genomic window contains:
- a CDS encoding sugar ABC transporter ATP-binding protein, with translation MTPPTPLLSVAGVAKHYATPVLSDIDLVLHAGEVLALTGENGAGKSTLSKIICGLVPATKGTLTLSGQPFQPASRSQAEKLGVRMVMQELSLIPTLSVAENLLLDKLPHRFGMIDRRQLHEQAAKQMAAIGLDMIDPSTLVGSLGIGHQQMVEIARNLVGDCKLLILDEPTAMLTDREIAHLFEQIAKLKAQGVGIIYISHRLDELQRIADRVAVLRDGRLVDVRPMAGVSQDELVQRMVGHAVDEGASRPRRQAGAVRLTARKLRRGQLVQDVDLELRAGEIMGLAGLVGAGRTELLRLMFGADRKESGDVFLDQTSTPACIDSPMAAIRHGIGLVTEDRKAQGLLLNQPIRVNTTLANLAPVNRRGWLNHAAELDISRHLAEVLHVKCNSVDQAVGELSGGNQQKVIFARWLHRDCNVLLLDEPTRGVDIGARADLYQELDRLTAAGKALLMVSSDLRELMTVCDRIGVMSAGKLVAVFERGHWTEQALLEACFSGYANLANTPHAAAASH